One window of the Saccopteryx bilineata isolate mSacBil1 chromosome 2, mSacBil1_pri_phased_curated, whole genome shotgun sequence genome contains the following:
- the TMEM229A gene encoding transmembrane protein 229A produces MAGSDADGEGPARRGGASRRPAASGGRGGEAAAGHPQPLSTAEAPAEDAELPAWMRLYFYGMHGITLDVLVSSARRFARSPDLRMLGFSSPYRCLLHLFTHFALEKVYLQQRRCPSAFVFSFLLYPLAHVGLQTLAGQALLLSLGGGLGGAVAPGALDLALQYLLALYHSQVFLKRFLRLRYRRQLQQQQRPGASLAPLGSRAPAVAGGRRRRPRGPRGTEGASSKGLPDLFRFLFFGMHGFLDEIFFTFFFNVLGQGFGATSGHTSLWSFLMYGSCSFVVEKLYFHLHYSRGWSTWKRVPIYVLFIYVWELSWGLGLRTCGACSWDYSHYPLNFMGLITLMYLPGWICLSVYQDLLSNVLWRVQYLPS; encoded by the coding sequence ATGGCGGGCAGCGACGCGGATGGCGAGGGTCCGGCGCGGAGGGGCGGCGCGTCGCGGCGGCCGGCGGCCTCCGGCGGGCGGGGAGGCGAGGCTGCGGCGGGCCACCCGCAGCCGCTGTCCACTGCTGAAGCGCCGGCCGAGGACGCCGAGCTGCCCGCCTGGATGCGCCTCTACTTCTACGGGATGCACGGGATCACCCTGGACGTGCTCGTGTCCTCCGCGCGGCGCTTCGCTCGCAGCCCGGACCTGCGGATGCTGGGCTTCTCCTCGCCCTACCGCTGCCTGCTGCACTTGTTCACCCACTTCGCCCTGGAGAAGGTCTACCTGCAGCAGCGGCGCTGCCCCAGCGCCTTCGtcttcagttttctcctctaCCCTTTGGCGCACGTGGGTCTGCAGACCCTGGCGGGCCAGGCGCTGCTGCTCAGCCTGGGCGGCGGGCTGGGGGGCGCGGTGGCGCCGGGGGCGCTGGACCTGGCGCTGCAGTACTTGCTGGCGCTCTATCACTCGCAAGTGTTCTTGAAGCGCTTCCTGCGCTTGCGGTACCGGCGGCAGCTGCAACAGCAGCAACGACCGGGTGCGTCCCTTGCCCCTCTCGGTTCCCGAGCCCCTGCGGTGGCAGGTGGCCGTCGTCGACGACCCCGTGGCCCCAGGGGCACCGAAGGAGCCTCCAGCAAGGGGCTGCCGGACCTGTTCCGCTTTCTTTTCTTTGGAATGCACGGCTTTTTGGATGAGATCTTCTTTACCTTCTTCTTTAATGTGCTAGGGCAGGGTTTCGGGGCAACCAGCGGACACACGTCGCTCTGGTCATTCTTAATGTATGGCAGCTGCAGTTTCGTGGTGGAAAAGCTCTATTTCCACCTTCACTACAGTCGCGGCTGGAGCACCTGGAAGCGGGTGCCCATCTACGTGCTCTTCATCTACGTGTGGGAGCTGTCCTGGGGTCTGGGACTCCGCACTTGCGGGGCCTGCTCGTGGGACTACTCTCACTACCCGCTCAACTTCATGGGCCTCATCACCCTGATGTATTTACCTGGTTGGATATGCCTCAGTGTGTACCAGGACCTACTTTCCAACGTGTTGTGGAGGGTGCAGTACTTACCAAGttga